One window from the genome of Montipora foliosa isolate CH-2021 chromosome 5, ASM3666993v2, whole genome shotgun sequence encodes:
- the LOC138002853 gene encoding ATP-binding cassette sub-family C member 4-like gives MPVVGYNKVSNGAETSSPCQERRSVFSVLFFNWITETFKTGNFRHLEESDLLPIEEQNKTKVLTEKLQEIWNDEREVRQKCGKRPRLWRCVLKMLPTTEVFILLVLGLVDTMFCILRPLLLGVILSNLINTHSQDKKMMYACAVLLGVVSVGRSFATHLQCWLAEVQGARLCSALKGIIYSKITRVEHQTLQQFREGQVIDLLSNDLQRLELAPRYFFDMIAMTYFIPLVVYLFLNLFDWRALAGILFLLVIVLYFLFVSCLVGKLRWQTAHVTDKRIALMNELVSGIRAVKTHAWEQNYEERVKEIRRQEISKIQQKSLLVSTVEAIICCSSSIAVFLSVLFLVLSDRRLTPVNAFMLLSFMNLFRVIVSTYLGKGLQVAFEAVVSLGRMRDFLLLEDLPSSSKGSTPFKSLSKDGTTLSSNGDLSERKARDPLRINQSGKNNGKNYDQEEIIGYEDSENALVVSNLSYKMNTGAENKRLLDDISFVTPRNSLTIICGQVGSGKSTLLSAIAGGVILSDGAGRFPGTLAYVPQVPWLFSGTIKENILFNLPFDPQWYFTVVEACGLREDIQLFPDEDDTIVGQRGAVLSGGQKARVSLARAVYSFADVYILDDPLSAVDQKVGDHIFEKCICDLLDKKIRVLASHHSSHLQKADQVIVLSNGRVQQKVKPQLRRKNGREEVLSNTSVGEYQIKKDSLSSQSSGDKPNGLEIPEEDRAIGNVSFRLYWDYFKSGMHPVFIVALIAFFLLTQPAVVFPDVWLSYLSKQTLEQQQKMDNIVIYTSATAVSFGLAAIRVFLFFLASLRSSQQLHNKMVKAILHSQLLFFDTNPTGRILNRFSKDIGSMDEQLPQSFVLCIQFTLLVVTAVLLPAITNPWLLLVLLPTLAVFFLLTRYYLKTSRELKRLESICRSPVFSHFSETMAGLDTIRTRTMEDVFIEQFYRHQDLHNQAFYMVFESTRWFGLRVDLLCVPFVTCAALASVVLSMDPALAGLSLTYVMETVVSTQFTVRQFSDVENLMTSVERVMTYTNLESEPGYKTSSRPSIHWPRDGDVIFQDVTMTYYEGGPQVLRNVNFKLEGESRIGVAGRTGAGKSSLVAALLRMPDVQGDIIIDGRRISDINLQESRRCIAFLGQVPVLFSGSLRRNLDPMNQHEDVHLWAALEDVRLKSFVENLHGQLNYELLERGANLSVGERQLVCLARILLKHNRIVILDEPTAHVDPVTEKTIWNTVHEKLKNCTVITIAHRLDTIKDCDMILVLRDGEVAEFGTFDSLVSREDGVLAGIANIPKYEKEKE, from the exons ATGCCAGTCGTAGGATACAACAAAGTTTCAAACGGTGCAGAAACTTCATCTCCTTGCCAGGAAAGGAGAAGTGTTTTTTCCGTTTTGTTCTTTAACTGGATCACTGAAACGTTCAAGACTGGAAATTTCCGTCATTTGGAAGAATCAGATCTCCTGCCAAttgaagaacaaaacaaaacaaaagttctCACTGAAAAGCTTCAAGAAATTTGGAATGACGAAAGAGAAGTTCGTCAAAAATGTGGAAAAAGGCCTCGATTGTGGAGATGTGTGTTGAAGATGCTTCCCACTACAGAAGTGTTCATACTGCTTGTATTAGGGCTAGTTGATACGATGTTTTGCATTCTTCGGCCCTTGCTTCTTGGTGTCATCCTGTCGAACCTCATCAATACCCACAgtcaagacaaaaaaatgatgTACGCTTGCGCCGTGCTTTTGGGGGTCGTCTCCGTGGGAAGAAGTTTTGCCACACATTTGCAATGTTGGTTGGCTGAAGTTCAAGGCGCCAGGCTGTGCAGTGCGCTAAAGGGAATCATATATTCGAAG ATTACTCGTGTGGAACACCAAACATTGCAACAGTTTCGAGAAGGCCAAGTCATCGATCTGTTATCCAATGACCTACAGCGTTTAGAGCTAGCGCCTCGGTATTTTTTTGACATGATAGCAATGACCTATTTTATCCCTCTTGTTGTTTACTTGTTTCTCAACCTTTTCGATTGGAGGGCGCTCGCTGGAATCCTTTTTCTACTCGttattgttctttattttcTATTCGTGTCTTGTCTGGTTGGAAAACTGAGATGGCAAACGGCTCATGTGACCGACAAACGTATTGCACTTATGAACGAGTTGGTGTCCGGGATACGTGCTGTGAAGACTCATGCCTGGGAACAAAACTATGAAGAGAGAGTAAAGGAAATTAGAAG ACAAGAAATCAGTAAGATCCAGCAGAAGAGTCTGTTGGTGTCAACTGTCGAAGCAATCATATGCTGCTCATCTTCAATTGCTGTTTTTCTTTCGGTTCTGTTTCTCGTTCTGAGTGATCGGAGGTTAACTCCGGTAAACGCATTTATGCTGCTTTCCTTTATGAATCTTTTTAGAGTAATTGTTTCGACTTACTTGGGGAAAGGTCTCCAAGTAGCGTTTGAAGCAGTTGTGTCACTCGGCAGGATGAGGGATTTCTTACTTTTGGAAGACTTACCATCATCCTCCAAAGGCTCTACCCCTTTCAAGAGTTTGTCAAAAGATGGTACCACATTAAGCAGCAACGGCGATTTATCAGAAAGAAAGGCAAGGGATCCTTTAAGAATAAACCAGAGTGGCAAAAATAATGGCAAAAACTATGACCAGGAAGAGATCATCGGTTACGAAGACTCAGAAAACGCTCTGGTTGTTTCAAATCTAAGTTATAAGATGAATACAGGAGCCGAGAACAAACGTCTTCTAGACGATATCAGCTTCGTAACACCAAGAAATAGTCTCACCATTATCTGTGGTCAGGTAGGGAGTGGAAAATCGACATTGCTCTCCGCTATTGCCGGGGGGGTCATTCTCTCTGATGGAGCTGGACGGTTTCCAGGAACTCTAGCGTATGTTCCTCAAGTGCCTTGGTTGTTTTCTGGGACCATTAAGGAAAACATTTTATTCAATCTCCCATTTGATCCCCAGTGGTATTTTACGGTTGTCGAGGCTTGCGGCCTGAGGGAAGATATTCAACTATTTCCAGACGAAGATGACACAATTGTGGGGCAGAGAGGAGCCGTTCTCAGTGGTGGACAAAAAGCTCGTGTAAGCCTAGCCCGAGCTGTTTATTCATTTGCCGATGTATACATCCTTGATGATCCCCTCAGTGCTGTAGACCAAAAAGTTGGTGACCATATCTTTGAGAAGTGCATTTGTGATCTCCTGGATAAGAAGATTCGAGTTTTAGCTTCTCATCATTCCAGTCATCTTCAAAAAGCTGATCAAGTTATTGTTTTGAGCAACGGTCGTGTCCAGCAAAAGGTTAAACCCCAGCTAAGACGGAAAAATGGTAGAGAGGAAGTTCTCTCGAATACCTCCGTTGGCGAATATCAGATCAAGAAAGATTCACTTAGCAGCCAATCATCTGGTGACAAACCAAATGGACTAGAAATTCCTGAAGAGGATCGCGCGATTGGAAACGTGTCATTTCGTCTCTATTGGGATTACTTTAAGAGTGGAATGCATCCAGTTTTCATTGTTGCCTTGattgctttttttcttctcaCACAAC CTGCTGTCGTCTTTCCGGATGTATGGCTTTCCTATTTATCAAAGCAAACTTtggaacagcaacaaaaaatgGATAACATTGTCATTTACACCAGTGCTACAGCTGTATCGTTTGGTCTGGCAGCCATCCGAgtctttctctttttccttgCATCGCTTCGATCCTCACAACAACTGCACAATAAGATGGTGAAGGCCATATTGCACTCCCAGCTGTTATTCTTCGACACAAATCCAACTGGAAGAATCTTAAACCGTTTTTCAAAGGATATTGGAAGCATGGACGAGCAACTACCTCAGTCGTTCGTACTTTGTATCCAATTCACGCTTCTTGTCGTTACAGCAGTCCTCTTACCTGCCATCACAAATCCTTGGTTGTTGCTAGTCTTGCTTCCTACTTTGGcagtgtttttcctcttaaCCAGATATTACCTTAAGACTTCCCGAGAGCTGAAGAGATTAGAGTCAATATGTCGGAGTCCAGTCTTttcgcatttttcagagacCATGGCCGGCCTGGACACCATTCGTACAAGAACGATGGAGGATGTATTCATTGAACAGTTTTACAG GCATCAAGACTTACACAACCAAGCGTTTTATATGGTGTTTGAAAGTACGAGGTGGTTTGGTCTGCGTGTTGACCTTTTGTGTGTTCCCTTTGTCACGTGTGCAGCTCTTGCTTCGGTTGTTCTTTCGATGGATCCAG cCCTTGCTGGACTTTCTCTGACGTACGTCATGGAGACTGTGGTTTCTACTCAGTTTACAGTTCGGCAGTTCTCGGATGTGGAAAACCTTATGACATCCGTGGAGCGAGTAATGACCTACACAAATCTAGAGTCTGAACCAGGATACAAAACCAGTTCACGTCCCTCCATACATTGGCCACGTGATGGAGATGTGATATTTCAGGACGTGACTATGACATACTATGAAGGCGGACCTCAGGTATTGCGAAACGTGAATTTCAAGCTCGAAGGTGAGTCTAGGATAGGAGTCGCTGGGAGGACTGGTGCAGGCAAATCATCTCTCGTGGCTGCTCTTTTACGCATGCCTGACGTTCAGGGTGACATCATTATCGACGGAAGGAGAATAAGCGACATTAACCTCCAAGAGTCCAGGCGATGTATTGCCTTTCTTGGTCAAGTCCCAGTTCTGTTCAGTGGATCCCTGAGGCGAAATCTTGATCCAATGAATCAACATGAAGATGTTCATTTGTGGGCTGCTCTTGAAGACGTGCGACTCAAATCGTTCGTAGAAAACCTCCATGGACAATTAAATTACGAATTGCTCGAGAGAGGGGCTAATTTGAGCGTCGGAGAGAGACAACTTGTTTGTTTAGCGCGCATCTTATTGAAGCATAATAGAATCGTTATTTTGGATGAGCCGACCGCTCATGTTGATCCAGTAACGGAGAAAACCATCTGGAACACCGTGCACGAGAAATTGAAGAACTGTACTGTGATAACGATAGCACATCGGTTGGACACAATCAAAGACTGTGACATGATTTTAGTCTTAAGAGACGGGGAGGTTGCTGAGTTTGGTACATTTGACTCGCTTGTAAGTAGGGAAGACGGCGTTTTAGCTGGTATTGCAAATATACcaaaatatgaaaaagaaaaagagtaa